The genomic segment AACGCCAGCTGATGAACTCAATGCATGTCTAAAGTCCTCCAGTTTGTGGAAACATGTCAAAGTACTTCATTTAAGCAAGAATATGCGTGTCGAGTTGCAAAATGACCAATCTGGAAACATATTCTCTAAACAACTCATTGACATTGGTAATGGCAAATTTCCTATAGACATGTTGACTGGCTGCATTAACTTTCCTCTAAGTTTTTGTCAGTTAACTCGATCAAAAGATGAACTTATTCAGAAGGTGTTTCCAGATGTTTCTCAAAATTACAGAAACCATGATTGGTTGAGCGAACGAGCTATACTGGCTGCAAAAAACATAgatgtaaatgaattaaatttcaaaattcaagaaCAAATTACAGGCGAATTGATGATATATAAATCAGTTGATTCGGCTACTAATCAAGATGATGTAGTCAACTATCCACCGGAATTTTTAAACTCGCTGGATTTGCCAGGATTGCCACCTCACAATCTTCAATTAAAGGTTGGATCGGTGGTTATAATGTTGCGAAATATCAACCAACCGCGTCTTTGCAACGGTACACGGttagcgataaaaaaattactaaacaatGTGATAGAAGCAACTATACTCAAAGGAAAGTATAAAGGAGAAGATGTTCTCATACCGCGCATCCCAATGATTCCGACTGATGTGCCATTTGAGTTTAAACGACTACAGTTTCCAGTGCGTCTTGCTTTTGCTATGACTATAAACAAGTCCCAGGGGCAATCATTAAGTGTTTGTGGTATTAATCTAGAAAACCCATGTTTCTCACATGGTCAATTGTATGTTGCCTGTTCCCGTGTTGGAAAACCATCAGATTTGTTTATCTATGCGCCAGGTAATCAAACAAGAAACATCGTATACCACAAAGtactacaatgataataataataattatgattcacatgattaacaataaagcgattacttacttttaaatcatgacagaaccgtcaccctggtgatagggcgttgtgaataaaaaatattaaataaaactataacagttaaaactataactacttacttttaaatcattatatatgttttatttaattattttttattcacaacgcCCTATCACCAGGGTGACGGTTCTGTTCaggagaattttttaaaatacgtaggcACAAAAACTGCCACATTACAAATCTTTCGTCGTGAATTCGACGTAATATTAGCACTatcaataagattaaat from the Aphis gossypii isolate Hap1 unplaced genomic scaffold, ASM2018417v2 Contig00380, whole genome shotgun sequence genome contains:
- the LOC126553955 gene encoding ATP-dependent DNA helicase PIF1-like, whose translation is MHSNETPTCNVSKNSAMAKVLQQCKLIVWDECTMAHKKSLEALDRTLKDLRSNNNRFGGAMILLAGDFRQTLPVIPRSTPADELNACLKSSSLWKHVKVLHLSKNMRVELQNDQSGNIFSKQLIDIGNGKFPIDMLTGCINFPLSFCQLTRSKDELIQKVFPDVSQNYRNHDWLSERAILAAKNIDVNELNFKIQEQITGELMIYKSVDSATNQDDVVNYPPEFLNSLDLPGLPPHNLQLKVGSVVIMLRNINQPRLCNGTRLAIKKLLNNVIEATILKGKYKGEDVLIPRIPMIPTDVPFEFKRLQFPVRLAFAMTINKSQGQSLSVCGINLENPCFSHGQLYVACSRVGKPSDLFIYAPGNQTRNIVYHKVLQ